The following proteins come from a genomic window of Aspergillus luchuensis IFO 4308 DNA, chromosome 3, nearly complete sequence:
- a CDS encoding C2H2-type zinc finger protein (COG:S;~EggNog:ENOG410PN33;~InterPro:IPR036236,IPR022755,IPR013087;~PFAM:PF13912,PF12171,PF12874) has protein sequence MYDCETCPRYFNSWYACRQHMSDTGHWGVRYECETCDDQFLTQWEVEEHMDDNGHHAPKIPCETCGRKFYNQTSADQHMNAMDHWAPTWPCETCTQMFHTEGAAEQHMRAKSHYKNYCHPCNRRFDTANNLKMHLNSKIHRGQDVLCPFCNAAFTTATGAAHHLETGSCKRAVGLNRETIYKFVRSRDTQGVITRKLLEWNEDDNIQYKANSRAYNGDYWECYLCHREFNTLTALNQHLNSPVHKQKLYHCPNAKCRKQFITIAALFNHLESESCAYMRFEKVQRQVQDVFRGGRAIAF, from the exons ATGTACGACTGTGAAACGTGCCCCCGCTACTTTAACAGCTGGTATGCCTGTCGCCAGCATATGAGCGACACGGGCCATTGGGGCGTGCGGTACGAATGCGAAACGTGTGATGACCAATTCTTGACCCAATGGGAAGTGGAGGAACATATGGATGACAATGGACACCACGCTCCCAAGATCCCTTGCGAGACATGCGGAAGGAAGTTCTACAACCAGACGTCAGCGGATCAGCACATGAATGCAATGGACCATTGGGCTCCAACATGGCCATGTGAGACTTGCACACAAATGTTCCATACGGAAGGTGCTGCTGAACAGCATATGCGGGCCAAGTCCCATTACAAAAACTACTGTCACCCCTGTAACCGGCGTTTCGATACTGCGAACAACCTCAAGATG CACCTGAATTCGAAGATTCACCGCGGTCAAGACGTCCTCTGTCCTTTCTGCAACGCCGCTTTTACTACGGCCACTGGTGCTGCCCACCACCTTGAAACCGGCTCCTGCAAGCGTGCTGTAGGCCTCAATCGCGAGACTATCTACAAATTTGTTCGCAGTCGTGACACCCAGGGCGTCATTACAAGGAAGCTGCTTGAATGGAACGAGGATGACAACATTCAATACAAGGCGAATTCCCGTGCTTACAACGGTGATTACTGGGAGTGCTACTTGTGTCATCGGGAATTCAACACTTTGACCGCACTCAATCAACATCTCAATTCGCCTGTGCACAAGCAGAAGCTGTATCATTGTCCGAATGCGAAGTGTAGGAAGCAGTTTATTACCATAGCTGCTCTGTTCAACCACCTTGAGAGTGAATCCTGCGCTTATATGCGGTTTGAGAAGGTACAGCGGCAGGTTCAGGATGTGTTTCGTGGCGGGAGAGCTATTGCATTCTGA